A region of the Bryobacteraceae bacterium genome:
CCAGCATGGCCATGGCCGCGGCAGTGAAGGCCTTGGTGTTGGAAGCGATGCCGAACAGGGTGCGCGGCGTCACCGGGGCGGGCTCGCCAAGCCGGCGCACGCCATAACCCTTTGCGGTGACGATCTGGCCGTCCTTGACGACCAGCACCGCCGCGCCGGGAACTTCGAACGTGCGCAGAGCGCGCTCGACCGTTTCATCCAGGTTGGGCTGGGCAAGTGCAAACAGCGGCAGCAGAGCCGCAGACCAGAGACGCAGCGGCCGGGTCATATACCGATCCTAGCCCAGCCCGGCGCGTGTTTCTGAAGCGGGCGCGCTCTCGCGGGCATCGTCAAGGAGGGTGTCCCCAATGACCCTGTTTCCTCTTGTCGGCGATCAGCCCGGCGGTCGCTCTCCGCTGCCGAAGACGGCCGTCGGGAGCACGGCCGCCCTTTGGATGGCCGGAGTTGCCAGGGAATTCAAGCAGATCCCACGGCGCAACGCGCGCATGGTCCAGTCACTGAGCGCATGGGGATGCCATTCAAGGAGACTGTTCTCTGGACCGTGCGGCAGATGAAGACCCAATGCGTGAACGTCGCAAGGCTGGAGCGGCTACGGCGGACGGCCATTCGCACTCCGGCCAGCCAGATCGAAAAGGAGGGCTCACCGGATGGGATTCTCGGGAACCGTCACGCTGATTCTCGGCGTCACCAGCGGCATCGGAAGTGCGCTGGCCCAACGCATCCATGCTTCGGGTGGCAGCGTCATCCCCGCCGGCAGGAATGCGGAACGATTACGGGCGGTGGCGAGTGCGCTCGGGGAAGAAGGCATCCTCTTTGATGCCGCCTCCTGGGAGAGCATCGACCGGGCCGTGCAGGAAGCTGCCGGGCGGCATGGACGGCTGGACGGCGTGGCGCTTTGCACGGGCTCGCTGTTGCTTAAGCCCGCACATCTGACCACGGAGGGCGAATACCGGGCGACAATGTCGGTCAATCTCGACGCCGCGTTCGCCACGGTGCGGGCGGCCGCAAAGGCAATGATGAACGCCGGCGGCTCGATCGTGCTGGTCTCGAGCGCTGCGGCGCGTGTGGGACTGGGCAATCACGAGGCGATCGCCGCGGCCAAGGCAGGCATCATCGGGCTGATGCTTGCCGCGGCGGCGAGTTATGCGCCGCGCGGCATCCGCGTCAACTGCGTGGCGCCGGGGCTGACGGAGACGCCGCTGACGGCGCGCATCACGGCAAACGAGGCGTCGCGCAGGGCGAGCGAATCCATGCATGCGCTCGGACGCATCGGACGTCCAGGGGAGGTGGCCTCGGCCATGGCCTGGCTGCTTGACCCGGAGAACGCCTGGGTCACCGGGCAGGTGATCGGAGTCGACGGGGGGCTTGCCGGCGTCCGTCCGCGGTGAGAACATTTTCGGGCGAAAATGGGATAACGTCCGGCGGCAACATTCTGGAGGCGAAATGATTCTGGTGACCGGAGGCAGCGGGAAGCTGGCGCGGCGCGTGCTCGAGCTGCTTCTCCAACAGGGGGCGGGGCCGCTGGCGACGACCACGCGGGATCCGGACCGTCTTGCCGACCTGGCCTCGCGCGGCGTCGCCGTGCGGCAGGCTGACTTCGCCTGGGACGAGGAGCGGCTGTTGGGCGTTTTCCAGGGAGCGCGCCAGATGCTGCTCGTCAGCACGAACACGCTGGAGGCCTGGGGCCGGCGCTTCGAACAGCACGAGCGCGCCATCCGCGCCGCGGCCGAGGCAGGCGTCGGCCGCATCGTTTACACGTCGATCACGTTCCCCGATCCGGCCTCACCGGTGCCGGTCGCGCCGGACCACTGGCGCACGGAAAATCTGCTGCGCGAAATCGGCGTGGAATACACGCTGCTGCGCAACAACATTTACGCCGAAAGTCTCCTGTTTCTGCTCCCGGAGGCCGTCCGCACCGGCAGGCTGCGCGCTGCCGCCGGAAACGGCCGGGCCGCCTTCGTGACGCGCGAGGACTGCGCCCGCGCCGCTGCCGGGGCGCTGCTGCGCGGCGAATCGTGCCGCGCGTACGAAATCTCGGGCCCTGAGGCGCTCGGCTTTGCTGAGCTGGCCCGCCTGGCCGGCGAGCTCAGCGGCCGGCAAGTCGCCTATGAGTCCGTGGATCCGCGAACGAGGCTGGCCGACCTGAAGGCCAGTGGCATGGATCCGATGCTGGCTGAATTGCAGGTGGGTTACGAGCGGGCTATCGCTGAGGGACTGCTGGACCTGGTGACGCGCGATGTGGAGCGGCTGTCCGGGCAGCCGGCCATTGCCACCAGCGAGTTTCTGAGGGAACAGGCGGGCCAGTGGGCGCGTATTCAAATCGAACGCATTTGACTCCTGCCGCCGGAAAACAGGCTGGCAGCGGAGGGAGAAGATGGTCGGGATTATCGGGGCCGGAGGGGCTGTGGGTCGGGCGGTCGTGGATGAGCTGGGACGGCGGGGAAGGCGTCCCATCACCATCGGCCGGGACGAGCAGAGACTGGCACGGCTTTTCTCCGGGCGCGCGGAGATTCGCCCCGCTGACATCGCGGACGAGGATTCCGCGGCGCGCGCGTTGCAGGGCCTGGAGTCAGCAGTTTATTGCGTCGGGCTGCCGTTCACGCGATTTGCGGAACACCCCGTGCTGATGCGAAAGGCGCTGGCAGCGGCGCGCCGGGCCGGCGTGCTCCGGATGATTGTGGTTTCGAGCGTGTACTCTTACGGCCGTCCGCGTGCGGCGCGCGTCAGCGAAGAGCATCCCCGCGTCCCGGATACGCGCAAAGGCCGCTTTCGGAAAGAGCAGGAGGACGCGGCGATTGCGGCCCACGAGCCGGGCCGTCTGGAGACGCTGGTGCTGCACCTGCCGGATTTTTACGGACCCTTCGCCTCCAACAGTCTCGCCTTCATGATGCTGGAATCACTCATGGCCGGACGGCCAGCGCGATGGCTCGGCGATCCGGACGCGCCCCACGAATTCGTCTTCATTCCCGATGCAGCGGGCGTGATCGCCGAGCTGATGCAAAGGCCCGAATGTTTTGGCAGGAGGTGGAACCTGGCCGGACCCGGAACGATCAGCGGCCGCGAGTTCGTCTCGCTGGCGGCGCGCGAACTGGGCGTTCCGGAGCGCGTTCTGCCGACGGGCCGGACGCTGCTCCGCGTCGGCGGGCTCTTCAATCCGCTTCTCAGGGAGCTGGTGGAGCTCCATTACCTGGGAGAAACGCCCGTGGTTCTCGATGACAGCGCCCTGAAGGCGGCGCTGGGCCACATCGAGAAAACGCCCTACGAGGAGGGCGTGCGCCGCATGATCGGGTGGATGCGGGCCGAAGCGTCCTGAGGCGGGCGGCTGGACCGGGACATCACCCGCCCAGCGTGAATTCGTAGACAACCGCGCCCTGCGTGTCGTGGTGGCGCAGCACGAGCCGGCTGCCCGATGCCGAGGGCTCGACGTTCATGCTCAGGAAGCCGCCCCCGACACGATGGAAGCGGTGGTACCTCCTGTCCTCGCCGGGACTGCCCATGGCACTCCTGTCCGCCGCCGGCCCGGTGGAGAACTCATGCAGACCGGTGTCCGGATCGACGGAATGATATTGCCAGTGGCGGTCGCCGCAGATGACAATCACGTTTTTCTTCGCACCGGCCCACGCGCGCAGCTCCCTCCCTTCGGTGGCGAAGGCGGCGTTGGCGTGGTTGTCGTTGTTGGAAGGCTGATCCGGCCCCACCCAGGGAGTCGGGCTGAAAATGATCTTCCAGTCGGCGTCGCTTTCGTCCACGGATTTTTTCAGCCAGGCTTTCTGCTCGGTGCCGAGAATGGTCTTGGAAGGACCGTCAGGATCCGTGTTCGGCGAACGGAAATCCCGCCCCTCCAGAAGCCAGACCTGAAGCGATTTGCCCCAGCGGAATGTCCGCCAGGTTTTGTCCTCGATCGGCGTCTGTTCGAGGAAAATCCGCCGGCCTTCCTGGAAGGTCAGCGGCTTCATCCACTCGGGGTCTTTGCCGGGCCAGCAGTCGTCACAGAGCGTGTCGTGATCGTCTTTCATCCAGTAGGCAGGCGTCTTCGACAGAAAAGAGAGCGGGCGGGGCAGCGCCCAGAGCCTCTGCCAGTGGTAGCGTGCCGCTTCGGTGGTGGTGGCCCGGGGCGGATCCGTGTCGTAGTAGACGTTATCGCCGAGAAACACGGAGAAATGCGGCGCGATTTTCTCCATGGACGGGAAAATGGAAAATCCGTCGTCATGGTCCAGGGCCAGCCAGGAAAAACAGCTCGCGGCGGTGATTTTCACGGGAACGCGGCGGTTTGGCTCCGGGGCGGTGGTGAAAGACGCGGCGGGCTTTTCCGGCTTCGCATGAATTTCCACGCCCAGATAATACGTGCGCCCGGGGCGCAGGCCGGTGATGGCGGTCTTTAATACGAAATCCTCTTTGGCCGCCGACTGGAGCCACTCGGCCGGTTTGGCGTCCTTCATGTCCGGGCGCGTCGCCACCCAGAGCCGGGCCCGGCCGGCCAGCCCCGGCACGCCGCCGGGCAGCAGCCACGGATCTTCCGACTCGGAAAGGGCAGGCGGTCGTGTGCCCTCATAGGCCGGCGGCTGGTACTTGCCCCTGTTCGGCGCCGGCTGCTGGGAGAGGCGGAAGCGAACCGCAGCCGAGCGGTCCGTCACCTCGCCCACGCGCAGGCCCTCCGCAATGTACGGCCCCTGTGCCAGGGCCACGGCGGAAATCAGAACAGCCCAGTATCTCATCAGCGTGATATCTTTCCCGATTCACGCTTCGGAGTCAATCCCGGCGTTGCCGTATCAATGGAGTTCGATGCCGGCGAGAAATGCGCGGCCCGGCATGCGCACGGCAAGGATCTCCTCATAGCGCGTCGCCGTCAGGTTTGTGGCCTGAAGAAATGGAGAGACGCGCCTTCCGCGCCACGCGAGGGCCGCGTCCCAGACCGCATACGGCGCTCGGGCGCGCCGTTCCATCGCGCCAACGCGCGTGCGCGCTGCCAGCCTGCCCACGGCCCCCGTCCAGGAAAATACCCCCGAGTGAACCGGGTAATTCATCACATATTTCGTGTAAATTCCCGGCGGCAGCGTGGACTTGGCGCGCATTCCCGTGTAAGCCCATTCCGCCACCTGTCCTCTCCATTGCCAGGCGGCCGAGGCTTCCACTCCGGTGAAATTCAGCCGCGTGATGTTGCGTGCCTCCCACGGCCCCAGCGGGGACGTGCCCGCGTAGTCGATGCCGTCCCAGTCCCGGCGGTGAAAGACGGTCGTCTGGAGGCGCCAGCGGCCGGAAGGGCGGAAGTCGGCGCCAGACTCATAGTTCCACGCCGTCTCCGGCCGCAGCCCGGCGTTGCCGCGGTTCACCGGATCGCGATAGTACAGATCCGTGAACGTTGGCAGCCGGTAGGCGCGGCTCACCGAAGCCCTGAGCCTCAGTCTTGCATTGGCCCACCAACCGCCCGAAAGCGCCGGGCTCACCTGATCGAAGGCGCCGCGGTAACTCTCGCTTCGCAGGCCGAGCGAAAGCGAAAAACGGCGCAAGGCGCGCACATCGAGCGCCGCATACGCGGCCCCGCGCGCCCTCGAGTGCACGCCCAGGTTGGAGGACTCGATGTGGTCGGTGAAACTTTCGACGCCCGTGTAGAGCGTGGCGGAGCCGCCCAGCCGGTCGCGCCGCCGCAGCGAGGCGTGCAAGCCGTCGGCCACGTGGTGGTTCTGGTAACGCTGCGGGTTGTCGCGGAACAGATAAAACAGATCCGTATGCCGCCGGTAGCTGAGGGCCGCCTCCCAGTGTTCGTTGAAGTTCTGGTGCAGGCCGGCAAACCATGTTTTGGTGCGCTCCCATGATGGGTAAGCGCCATAGAAATTCTGCGCACCGAAGGGCTTGTCCGCCCAGGCAAGGTCCACGCCCGTCGCGCCCAGCCGCGACCGGACCCGGGTGTGGGAGCTGGCCGCCAGGTTGCGGTAGTCGCGATTCGGCATGAATCCGGTGGAAAAATCGCGCGACACCGCAATATGTTCGGCGATTTTTCCAATCACTCCCGACACGCTGGCAAACTGCTGCTGCGTACCGAAGCTGCCGCCTGCCAGCCGCAGGCGCGCCTGCCAGGACTCCGGCGCGGCGGGAATGAAATTCACCGCCCCGCCGAGGGCGTCTGACCCGTACAGCGTGGAGCCCGCGCCCCGCAGCACCTCCACTGCCTGTATCGCATCAAACGGCAACGGGATGTCGAGCGAATGATGGCCGCTCTGCGGATCGTTCATCCGTCGCCCGTTCAGCAGCACCAGCGTCTGCCCGAAGGTCGCCCCACGAATGGATAGATCGCTCTGGACTCCCGCCGGCGCCCGCCGGCGCAGGTCCAGCGACGGGTCGAGCTGGAGCAGGTCCATGACGTTTGCGAACAGAATCGACTGCTCGCGCGCCGGCAATGACAGCACCGCGCGGTCGGCCTCTTCCAGCGGCAACGGCTCCCATGTGCCGGTCACCACGATCACATCGCGGCGCGCCGGCTCCGGCACTTGGGACTGCGCAAGCACAGGCAGCGCGGCCGACAGGAGGAACAGGGACAGAAGGACGGTTCGGGCCATTCTCCACATACGGACTGGGAATTCAGGGAGTGAGTACTCTGAAATTCCAGTTTACGTCAGCTCCTGCCGTCGGTTCTGGACGATTCTTCCGGCGCGGCGGCGCCCACGATTTCCAGAAACGCCTGCGCCGCGTGGCTCAACGCACGGCGAGCCGGATAGACGAGCCGGATCTTGCGCTCCACCCGCAACTCCTCCACCTCGACCTCGCACAACAGGCCCTGTTCGATCTCCTGCTCGACGCACATTTTCGGCAGGAACGCCACGCCCTCGTTGCGCTGCACCATGCGGCGGATGGTCTCCACCGTCGGCATCTCCACGTCCATGTTCAGCGGTACGCGCGCCCGCTGGAACGCTTTGAGCACCACCTCGCGATAGGGCGATAGCACATTATGCGCGACGAACGTCTCCATGCCCAGCTCGGAAATCGACACGCTCTTGCGGCCCGCAAAGCGGTGCTCCGGGCTGACCACAAACGCCAGATGGTCGATGTAGATGACTCTCGTCTCCAGCCGATCGTCCTCGGGATCGTAGCTGATGACGCCCATCTCGAGGTCGCCGTCGATCAATTGCGAGGGAATCTTGCTTGACAGGCAGCGCCGCACCTGGACCTTCACCTTCGGATACAGCCGCCGGTAGGCCTCAATGTGCTTGAGCAGATACAAAGCCGTCGACTCGTTCGCCCCGATCGACAACCGCCCCGCCGCGCGGTCCCGCAGCTCGGCGAGCGCGTTAAGCATCTCGCTCTCCAGGTTCTCGAACCGGCGGCAATAGTCGAGCACAATGCGGCCTGCGTCGGTCAGGATCAGGTCGCGGCCAGCCCGGTCCACCAGCTTCTCCCCGAGCTGCGCCTCCAGCTTTTGAAGTGCCAGCGATACGGCCGGCTGTGTCCGCCCCAGTTTCTCCGCGGCCCGCGAGAAGCTTCCCTCCGTCGCCACGGTATGGAACACTTTGAGCAGATAGAACTCCAAGTGGCAGCCCTCCTTGCGGTCGATCCGTATAAACCACGCTTATCACATATCCGCAGATTATACAATGTCATCCTATTATAAATTTGATCTATGGCCGAGGATCCCCGACAATGGAGGCAAGCGGGGCGTTTCTGGGCCAACCGGCCGCAGGCGCCTCCAAGTCAGTGAATACCCAAGGAGCTCGACCCGAGTGATGGAAGACGAAGTACGGCATCGAGAGCGTGTTTACATTTTTGACACGACACTGCGCGACGGCGAGCAGTCTCCCGGCTGCTCGATGACAGTGCCCGAGAAGCTGCGCATGGCGCAGAAGCTCGCCGAGCTGGGGGTGGACATCCTGGAAGCGGGATTTCCCATCGCGAGCGAAGGCGACTACCAGGCGGTCCGTCTCATCAGCACGGAACTGCCCTGGGTGCGGGTGGCTGCGCTCGCGCGTGCCTGCCGTCTGGATATTGAACGCGCCGCCAGCGCGCTGGAGCCGGCGCGGCTCAGCCGGATCCACACGTTCATCGCCACCAGCGACATTCACCTGAAGTACAAGCTGCGCAAGTCCCGCCAGCAGGTGCTCGAAGAGGCCTGCGCGGCTGTGGAACTGGCACGGCAGTATAGCGACGACGTGGAATTTTCCGCCGAGGACGCCACCCGTACGGACCCGGACTACCTGGAGCAGGTGGTGCGGGCCGTCGTGGAGGCGGGGGCGAAGACGGTGAACCTGCCGGACACGGTGGGATACTCGGTGCCGGAAGAGCACGCGGCGCTCATCGGGCGCATGGTGCGCGCCGTCGACGGGCGCGCCATCATCAGCGTGCACTGTCACAACGATCTCGGTCTGGCCACCGCGAACTCGCTGGCGGCGGTGCTTGCCGGTGCGCGCCAGATCGAGTGCACGGTGAACGGCATTGGCGAGCGGGCCGGCAACTGCGCGCTGGAGGAAGTCGTGATGACGATGAAGGTGCGCCAGGACCGTTTCCCCTTTGAGACGGGCATCGTCACCGAGCAGATCTTCCCCGCCAGCCAGCTTCTGTCGCAGATCATCACCTTCGGCCCGCAGCCGAACAAGGCGATTGTGGGCTCGAACGCGTTCGCGCATGAAGCGGGCATCCACCAGGACGGTTATCTGAAGGAGAAGACGACATACGAGATCATTGATCCAAAGACCGTCGGCGTGCCCGAAGGCCGGCTGGTGCTCGGCAAGCACTCCGGCCGCCACGCGCTGCGCGCCAAGTGCGAGCACCTGGGTTACCAGCTCACGCGCGATGAGCTCGAGGCCGTCTACCGCGGTTTCATTGAAATCGCCGACCGCAAGAAGGGCGTCACGGACCAGGAGATCCTGGCGCTGATCCACACGCTGAAGGCCGGCGAGCGCGTGAAGGGCGAGAGCGTCGCCGCCGACTGACACACTGAGTCCCGGCGTCCGCGCGGTACACTGGTCGTTTTGCGCAACAGGCGAAAATCGGACCCATGAAGCTGAATATCCTTGTTCTGCCCGGAGACGGCATCGGCACGGAAGTGACGCGCGAGGCCGTGCGCGTGCTGCGGCGCGTCGCCGAAAAATACGGCCATGAGCTGCAACTGGCCGAGGGCCTGCTCGGCGGCGTTGCCATCCACCGGACGGGCGTGCCGCTGCCGGAGGAGACGGCACGGCTAGCCCGCGAGGCCGACGCGACACTGCTGGGCGCGGTCGGCCTGCCGGAGTTCGACAACGCGCCGCCCGCGCAGCGGCCCGAGCGCGGCCTGCTGGGCATCCGCAAGCTCCTTGGCGTCTTTGCCAACCTGCGTCCGGTGCGCGCCTGGGAGGCGCTGCTGGACTCGTCGCCCCTGAAGAACGACCGGGTGCGCGGCACGGACATGATCATCGTGCGCGAGCTCACCGGCGGCATTTATTACGGCACGCCGCGCGGCATCGAGGGGTCAGGCCCCGGGGAGCGCGCCGTGAACACGATGACCTACACGCGCGCCGAAATCGAGCGCATCGCGCGGATGGCCTTCGAGCTGGCGCGGCAGCGCCGCCGCAGGCTCTCGAGCGTCGACAAGTCCAATGTGCTCGAATGCTCGCAGCTCTGGCGCCGCGTGGTGACCGAGACGGCGGCCGATTATCCGGACGTCGAACTCGAACATGTCCTTGTCGACAACTGCGCGATGCAGCTCATCCTGAATCCGGTGCGCTTCGACGTGGTGCTCACCGAGAACATGTTCGGCGACATCCTCTCCGACGAAGGAGCGGTGCTGGCCGGCTCCATCGGCATGCTGCCGTCGGCTTCCATCGGGCCGAAACGTCCCTCGGGCGCGTGGGTCGGCCTGTATGAGCCGGTGCACGGCTCGGCGCCGGACATCGCTGGCCAGAACCGGGCCAATCCGCTGGGCGCGATCGGCAGTGTTGCGGCGATGCTTGAGTATTCATTCGGCCTCAGGGAAGAGGCCGCAGCCGTGCAGCGGGCCCTCGAGCAGGTGCTCGAAAGCGGCCATGTCACCGCGGACCTGAAGCCGAAGGGAACGCCGCGCTCCACCAGCGAGGTCGGCCAGGCCGTCTGCGAACTGATCTGAAAGCAAAGCCATGACCCAGCCACGCACCATCATCCAGAAGCTGTGGGACTCCCACGTCGTCTGCCAGCCCCCGGGCGCGCCCGCGCTGCTCTACATCGACCTGCACCTGGTTCACGAAGTGACCTCGCCGCAGGCGTTCGAAGGGCTGCGCCGCCGCGGGCTGAAGGTCCGCCGCCCGGACAAAACCTTCGGGACCTGCGACCATTCGACGCCCACCACGCCGCGCGACCTGCCCATCGTCGATCCCGTGGCGCGGGCGCAGGTCGAACAGTTCGAAAAGAACTGCCTGGAATTCGGCATTCCGTTTTTTGGTTTCCGCAGCCCGCGGCAGGGCATCGTTCATGTGATCGGGCCCGAATACGGGCTGACGCAGCCGGGCATGACCATCGTCTGCGGCGACTCGCACACCGCCACCCATGGCGCCTTCGGCGCGCTCGCCTTCGGCATCGGCACCAGCCAGGTGGAGCACGTGCTGGCCACACAGTGCCTGTTGCAGTCGCCTTCGATGAGCTTCAACGTGCGCGTGGACGGCCAGCTCCGGCCGGGAGTCACCGCCAAGGACATCATCCTCGCGCTCATTGCCAGAATCGGCGTGGGCGGCGGCACCGGCTGCGTATTCGAGTACACGGGCCCGGCCATCCGCGCGCTCTCGATGGAAGAGCGCATGACGGTGTGCAACATGTCGATCGAAGGCGGCGCGCGCGCCGGCCTGATCGCGCCCGACGACACGACCTTCCAGTTCCTCCACGGCCGTCCCTTCGCCCCGAAGGGCGAGGCCTGGGACCGCGCCGTGGCCTACTGGAAGACGCTGCCCACCGATGAGGGCGCCTCCTACGACCGGGAGGTCACGCTCGATGCCAGCGCGCTCGAACCGATGATCACCTACGGCACCAACCCGGGCATGGGCATCCCGATCACCGCGCCCGTGCCAGATCCCGCCGAAGCCGCCGACCCGGTGGAACGCGAAACACGCCGCAAGGCGCTTGCTTACATGGGGCTGGAGCCGGGCCGGCCGCTCACCGGACATCCGGTGAACGTCGTCTTCATCGGGTCATGCACCAATTCCCGGATGACCGACCTGCGCGCCGCCGCCAGCGTGCTCAAGGGCCGCAAGGTGAGCCCTAAGGTTCGCGTGCTCGTCGTGCCCGGCTCGCAGCAGATCAAGCGGCAGGCCGAGGCCGAAGGGCTCGACCGCATCTTTCGCGAGGCCGGCGCTGAATGGCGCGAGGCGGGCTGTTCGATGTGCATCGCCATGAACGGCGATCAGCTCGCCCCGGGCGAATATGCCGTCTCCACTTCCAACCGCAACTTCGAAGGCCGCCAGGGCAAAGGCGGCCGCACGTTTTTGGCCAGCCCGCTCACGGCCGCTGCCAGCGCCATCACCGGCGTGGTCACCGACCCGCGCACACTGCTCGGATGAAGGAGAATCCGCCCGCCATGGAAAAATTCACCGCTTTTGAATCCTGGGTCGCCGTTCTGCCGGTGGACAATATCGACACGGACCAGATCATTCCGGCGCGTTTCCTCAAGACGGTCTCCAAGGAAGGGCTCGGCGACCAGCTCTTTTATGACTGGCGTTATGACGCCGAGGGCAAACCGCGGCCGGACTTTGTGCTGAACCGGCCGCCGGGAAACCGCGCCCAGGTGCTGCTGGCCGGCGACAATTTCGGCTGCGGCAGCTCGCGCGAACACGCCCCGTGGGCCTTGACACAGTTTGGTTTCCGGGCAGTGATTTCCACGTCATTTGCCGACATTTTCCGGGGCAATGCGCTGAAAAACGCGCTGCTGCCGATTGTGGTTCCGCCTGACGTTCACGCGCGGCTGCTCAGGATGCTCGAGACCGACCCGCTGGCCACCGTGCGCGTCGACCTCGCCTCGCAGACGCTCACCCTTCCCGATGGTTCGCCGGTGGAATTCCCGGTGGATCCATTTGCAAAGACATGCCTGCTCGAAGGCATTGACGAGCTCGGATTCCTGCTGAAACATGAGGCCGAAATCGCCGCTTACGAGCAGTCGCATCCAGCGCCTGTGGACACGCTCTCGGTAAAATTCAACGATTGACCGGTTCAGGGCCGCTCCGCCGCCGCTGGTTCGGAGATGTCATAAACGCGGTCCGCCTTCAGCCCCCTGAGCTCCTGGCGCTGGCCGGAAGGCCAGATCATTTCGACCGCTTCGGCCGCGTCATCTTTGCCGAGACCGAAATGCAGCGGCCCCGCGCCGGCGCTCGCACAGCCCACGGTAAACGCGACGTGATTGTATTGAGTCAGCGAGCGGCCCGTGACCTTCACGCGCGCGCCCTGTGCGTCCCTGGGCGAGCGCGATCCGTGCAGCCGGAAGGCGATCCAGTGGCCTGTGCCCGGGCTGTCGTTCAGCCACAGCCCGGCGCGGCCATTCAGTGCGGTGGAGACAAAATCCAGCCGGCCGTCGCCATTGAAGTCGCCCACCGCGGAGCCGTGGTGCCGGGCCGGCGGCAGGCCGGCCTTGTCCGTTACATCGCTGAACGTGCCGTCGCCGTTGTTGTGATGCAGCCTGCTGCGGTGGACGCCGGCGACGAAGAGGTCCGGCCAGCCGTCCTTGCCGGAGTCGCCGATGGCCACGCCGGTGTCGCAGCCGGAGCCCCGGAGGCCGGCTTTTCGGTCACGTCGGTGAAATGACCGTGCCCGTCATTGGCATAAGGCCGGTTCCATTGTCTCGGGTTCTTTTGAGGCGTGGAAAGTTCGGCGCCGTTGCAGAAAAACAGATTCAGATCCCCGTCGTTGTCATAGTCAAGCGCCGCCATGCCGCCGGCCATCGTCTCCGGCGCGCGCCGCTTCGGGAATTCGTCATTATCAAGGAAGAAATTCCAGAGAACGGCCGGAAAAATGAATGGGAGATTCTGGCGGACGGGCATGAAATGCCGCCGCCCGATGCCTGCTCATGCCGCTCCCGGCACCAGTGTATCAGGCCGTTTTCATCCGGCCGGG
Encoded here:
- the leuD gene encoding 3-isopropylmalate dehydratase small subunit; protein product: MEKFTAFESWVAVLPVDNIDTDQIIPARFLKTVSKEGLGDQLFYDWRYDAEGKPRPDFVLNRPPGNRAQVLLAGDNFGCGSSREHAPWALTQFGFRAVISTSFADIFRGNALKNALLPIVVPPDVHARLLRMLETDPLATVRVDLASQTLTLPDGSPVEFPVDPFAKTCLLEGIDELGFLLKHEAEIAAYEQSHPAPVDTLSVKFND
- a CDS encoding hypothetical protein (possible pseudo, frameshifted) translates to MAIGDSGKDGWPDLFVAGVHRSRLHHNNGDGTFSDVTDKAGLPPARHHGSAVGDFNGDGRLDFVSTALNGRAGLWLNDSPGTGHWIAFRLHGSRSPRDAQGARVKVTGRSLTQYNHVAFTVGCASAGAGPLHFGLGKDDAAEAVEMIWPSGQRQELRGLKADRVYDISEPAAAERP